A region of the Scatophagus argus isolate fScaArg1 chromosome 14, fScaArg1.pri, whole genome shotgun sequence genome:
GCCCTAGAGGTTGAGTAAAATAAGCAGTTCCTCCAAAGTTTGGCTCAGGATTTCCCTTTCGGCTTGTGGCAACAATCTGTCCCCTGAAGTGTAAGTGCACAGGGAACACATTTTTCAACaagatcatttattttcagtccGGCCCCCAGCCCAACACTTCACTGGACCAACCCTACTGTGTACATTCACATGCCTCCACTTCAACAGCCACAGGaccacacattttcagtgatggTTAGCAGCATGTGTCAGATTAAGCTTTATCTGATTCCAGATTTAGGCATGAAGATTTAGTGACGTCTACAATAAACAGGTGGGTAATTGATGTTCAGAGCATTGTGGCATCTCATCACACAGCTAATCGTCTCTTTGTTGCAAATCCTGCAAAGTTTGAATAGTGATCTTTTTGCCTGAGTGCCATGTCtcttaattaatattaattgtTGAGAACTCAGGTTTAGAGAACTGATATTAGAAAAGCGTAATCATTGACTAAATCTAGtttataaataaaagtttaCAAATTAAATTATCCCACAAAAATGAATTCTCAGATTAATTTAAACTGTAGCTGTGTCAGTTGTCCCTTCTTTTTGTTGGCACACTTATTTCTTGATCAATAGGCTCGTCCGGGGCCGTGCACGTGCACAGCTCTCGTGCGTGACCGCGCTCCCTTCGCGGTGAACGCGCACGACAGCTCGTTGCCGTCTTGCTGCTGTCGGTTGTCAGCGTACAGATCAGCGGTAAAGACATGGCTGCCCTCAGTAAAATACCGCACAACTGCTACGAGATCGGTCATACATGGAACCCTTCGTGCGTGCAGTCTGCTGTGGATATAACCAAGGGTGCTCTGGAAGTCTCCTTCAAAATATACGCCCCTCTTTACCTGGTAAGTCTTGCCGTCTGTCCTGCAACTTTTGAACTTGTACACTTTGGAGCTAAAGTTAGCTAGCTAAACCAAGTGAGGCTAACTAGTTGTGAGCAGCGTCGTAAACACAAGCTGATATGTCGCTATCTGACGCTCGGGGGCTAAGTTCAAGTTCAGGGACATGCACAAACTCtgtgaaaaggggaaaaaacttACACGCACTACGGTGCTGTTTAAAAGCGCAGTATGACACGCTCATAAATTAGCCAGCTAATAAACGGTCAACTAAAATATAATCAGATGAGTTATGCAAATAAGAGAGAAGTAACTCCGAGATAACTCGTTTGACCAGTTAGTCATGATTACTTCTCAGTTTTTCGGACACTGTTTGTATTCTTGAATACTGGTTGAACCAAATGCTAAGTGAACTATAACTTGTacgtatttttttttaatgattttgcaGGCAAATGTGAATACACAAAGTGAGTGTCACTCAGCTCTCTATGCATTGCAGATAGCAGCAATTctaaggaggaggaagaaggattACTATTTAAAAAGGCTTGTCCCTGAGATCCTATGGTCTACCTCTTTCCTCACTGCCAATGGAGGTCTCTACATTGTTTTCTTCTGTATTCTCAGGTTAGTCGGTCCAACACACTGTCTCCGTTGAAATTAATAAGTTGAGAGCCCACAACCTAAGTGTATTCAGAGTTtcttaaagagtaactaaacccctGAACCACTTTTTTGTGctgaaaatcaattaaaataaatatttagtaATGTTACTGgttgattcaggtccaaatcctgacatttcagtgaaaagtatttgaattttccattttgtgttattaataTGCCTAGAGACTGCCCTCTTCTGTCAAATGACTGTCCTCCCCAGCTATATTGTGTACATTTGAACTAAAAAGTACCacagataattaaaaaatacGACATGGACTTCGCAGAGTCATGTAAAtgttaatataataatatttcccttgaaaagaaaggacagaaatTTGACCAAAACCTGTTTAGGAAATGACTGCTAGCATTATTTTCCAGTtggaaaaatcaaacaaacaaacagtgaaataacaCTGTATCTCTCTAACTCCAGGAAGCTTTTGGGTGGGTTTTACTCCTGGTCTGGTGGGTTTTTCTCAGCACTGCCTGCCTCCTATATTGCCATCCTTGTGGAGCGCAAGAGCAGGTGagatttctgtctgttttattttacttgattTTTCTTGGTTGATTTACTCTCTGGaggtatttttgtgttttgaacaaGAACACATTTACCATTACTCttacttttattattactattactactgaCTGCACAAAAATGACACTTTCTCTTTGGGATATTATGAAGTTGACCAATAGATGGCAAGTGTCAGACATAGCCTTGTAAATACTGATTCTATGtctctccctttttcctccCACCAGGAGAGGGCTGCTGACAATATACATGGCAAATCTTGTGAGGGCTATTCTCTTcaattaaatgtcatttgttaCATGTAATAAGATGTTTGACACAAACTGTATATGTAATACTGTACTTTTGTTGTCAGGCCACTGAGACTTTGTTCCGCATGGCGGTAACACGAGGCATCATCAAACCCATCAAACACGGCGAGGTGAGATGAAAGGGGAAGTCTGGGTGAGCTGAAAGTGAAGGGAGCTAAATGATGGGGCTCAGGGGCTAAATGATAAAGCACAGGAAGAAGAATCTTAGGTCGGCTATAGCTCTCCATAATCAGGCAGCCACGCTTCCTCATGACTGTAGAAAAATGGCTGAATCTACATTACTAGATCAAGAGTGCAAAATATCCCTGACCTCATTATTTATTCTGTGAGATTATGGCTTTCAAACTAGAAGTGTTTACGCTGCGCTTACACACACAAGATTAAAGCTTtatgcaaatacacaccacGTATTCATCAGCTCCTACTGTATTGCATTGTGTAAATATCCATATCCACGGCCAGGTGCTTCTGTTTCACTAGGtaccctctttctgtctctttctcttttcaggtGCTCTTGTTCTGCTTAACCGCATCGCTCTACATGTTCTTCTTCAGGTCAGAGCAGCACAGTGGACAGATTCTCACggtgaaatgtgaaacattgGTCAAGTGGAAACAACCTTCATTTATTACAAACAGAGAGCGAATGTTTTGAGTGTCAGTtaaattctgtgtttgtttttcttttttgtttgttttgttttgtttttactgcaggaGTAAAGATGGTCTCAAAGGCTTTGCATTCTCTGCATTAAAGTAAGCTGTTGTTGAGTTGGCCCCACCAGTGCCTTGTTTTAGCTCGCTGACTTTGTTTTGGTGAAGTTCACAAATGTGGCATGAATTTTCTGTCACAGGTTCATCATTGGGAAAGAAGAGATtcccactcactctctcacagcAGAACACACCTGCACAAGGCCCCTTGAGAGGACAGCTGCTATAGAGACTGAGGATTCACGGGTGTCTGCCGGGAGGCCCAGCTCTAAGAGGAAAACTCTGTTAGCCTACACCAGGGAACTGTTAGAATCAATGTGAGAGAATACACTCATTTAAACAAGCACAAATGGGTTTGTACACAATGCTCagtatttactgtttttttcttttttaataatCTAGATGCAAAAAGGGTCCAAGACACAGATGTTGTAAACATTACCAAGACAACTGCATTTCCTACTGTCTTAAAGTAAGACAATTTCTTGATGGATTTACAATACTCAAATTCTGTATTATTTATCAATGATAATGCAACattaaatgcttttttgtttcattcattgtcCAGGGTTTTATCAGGATGTTCAGTGTTGGCTACCTGATTCAGTGTTGTCTTAAAGTACCCTCAGCATTCAGGCAGATGTTCTCTAAACCCTCGCGACTCCCTTCACTCTTCTACAACAAAGAGAACTTCCAGCTAGGAGCCTTTCTAGGGTCTTTCGTCAGTATCTACAAGGTACATTTCGTGCtctctgctttatttctgttgtctATATTTTTGTCTTGCTGTACTGTTTTGTTCTCTGCTTCCACTCTTGCTTTAAAgttagtaaaaatatttacgaattgtctttttatttataatataaaattTATGAGAATACGTCAACTATACAAAATAAATTTCTGTTTCCCTTCTCCATAAAGacacatttgatttgaattcTGATTTCTTTCTCAGATTTTTCTTCATGCATTTTGTGCTTTGATAGCTAACTTTCCCCTGTCTTCACCACCTCTTGTGTTGTCATGTAGATATTATGTTGCTAcgtgtgtttctctttcactcagGGAGCTAGCTGCTTGTTGCGATGGTTGCGTAACATTGATGATGAACTCCATGCACTGATTGCTGGTAAGAGAGGATTGTgtaaactgtcaaataaaatccCTCTTGAGTAATCATTCTCATGATTTTGGCACGGTGCAGATAATTTACTATGTTTAACAGTTTCTCTTTTGCTTCTGCCCTGTCTTTCAAGGTTTTCTGGCTGGCTTGTCCATGTTCTTCTACAGAAGCACGACAATATCCATGTATCTCTTCACAAAGCTGGTGGAGGTAAAGAAAATCTCTCTGAGCATGAAGCAGATTGATGTACTGCGTCACAGAAACGAATGTTACTGgtgacagtaaaaagaaaattcaaaaccttattaatattttcatgaaTTTACTGATAAATACCACATCAGAACAGAAACTAACAGATAGCAGAAGATTTACTTTCAGGGTATTGTTATTGTACATGTCTGCTTAACTGATTTGGACATGAAAACTGTCTCTCTGGCTTTAGACCATGTACTTCAAGGGCATTGAAGCTGGAAGATTCCCCTACTTCCCTCATGCAGACACAGTTCTGTATGCCATCTCCACTGCTATCTGTTTCCAAGCCGTAAGTAACAAGCTCAAACATGCATACCACTTTACAAGAGCTCTGAGTAAACACAGCTCAATTGTTTTGATACTCATTCCATCtttatttgagttttatttattatttctgtatTCGTGTATGTGGTCACACcacttacattttcttttttgtgtgtaacaCATTTTACTGTAGTGTTGACCCTGTGTTAACCTACAtatgacaaataaaactgaactgaacctaCTCACATAAATATGCTTGACACAGGCTGAGTAAAGTTATAATGTGTGACTCATTACTGTTACACAGGctgtgatggaagtgcagaACCTCAGGCCTGCGTACTGGAAGTTCCTGTTGCGTTTAACGAAGGGCAGGTATGAATGTGTGGTGTCAAactatactatatagacaaaagtattggaacacctgaccattgTCAGgtgaagtcagacactgatgttggatgaaaagtcctggctctcagtctctgttccagttcatcccaaaggtggtggatggggttgaggtcagggctctatgtgggccagtcaagttcttccacaccaaactcatataaccatgtctttatagagctttgctttgtgcactgggacacagtcacgctggaatagaaaaggtccctccccaaactgttgccacaaagttagaagcatagcattgtccaaaatgtcttgctatgctgaagcattaagatttcccttcactggaagcaagggaccgagctcaacccctgaaaGCCCCTGTCTGAATCTGTTGGTTTATATAGTATATGTCATAATTAGAACATCAACTaaagtttctgtgtttttttttttgattgccTGTAATCAGACTATTTCTTTCCATATTAAGGTAATCTGTTAGTGAGAGATTATTTTTGGTCTCTTCTTGTAGGTTTGCTCTGATGAACAGACAAGTGTTAGATGTATTTGGGACGCAGGCCTCCAGGGACTTTAAAGGATTTGTGCCCAAACTGGACCCTTGTCACACCACAGTGCTTCCGCCAGGAGCCGACATCCAGCTTGGTTGATCTGGGACCAGGCTCTGGGAGGAGCTTTAGGGTTACCTCAACAGGAAATGGACAGTTCTGGCTGTTCTTTCTGAGTAacttaagatttttttttgtttgaaaagattAAACAGGTCAGAAGTGGCGATATCATGTTATGAGGCGGGATATGCTTTGGAGAATGAGAAAACCTGAGATCTGTCCGAAGCAGGGTGTCCAGTATGGTGTTGCACAAGCACATTGACTAACTAGGATTGCATGGATGCAGGTAACtggcaaaataaatgaaacacataattttgacaaaaattcAGTCAAACCAAAAATTGGTTTATTCGAATGCAGCAACATTCCTTTTATCCTTTCATGGTaatgtttcttcattttgcaCATTGCCTGTAGTTTGGTGAAGCTGACTGACTaatcttttttaaatatgagTAGGCAGAGTGATACCTGATTTTGACTGATTTATGTGGACAACTATGACATAATTACTCTCTgattgtttttgaatgtgtacTTTTTTGAGATGATGGATACAACTGATGATCTATATAATTATGTAGccttattaaatattttgtttttattagacAGTGGCAGATATATTTAAATTGTGATTGATCTATCTCATGAAAATATGAtgtaaaacatcagcatttcatTGATTTGCAGttgagtatttttttcctttcaaaatttctaccttcaaacacaccagggtttttgtttttaatgccaTAGTCTGTATAAAGAGAAGTGGACATGACCagtgtgatgtcacttcctttgTGGACTACCACATTTTGGCCATTGCCATCTTGGTGCCAGGAgttttttggagccagaagcCATATTTGGATGAGAGGGTGGAGCTGAGGAGGTACGAGATGTGAATCTCGCTGAGAACTTGGACACTGTGTAGGTCGCCGTGGTAGCAACTTAAACTTCAGCAGTGTCAGTCACAAAGTAGCCACGCACAAGCGTGCTCCGTGGGACGATAATTTATAGAATGAACAGCAAATTGTActgaagacttgaaactagtgATTGAGgccataaactcattaggaaactgcttactgaggtaataaatcaagtgagaagtggGGTCATTTTCacataagcttacatacagtTGGGCTACTTTGGAAAGAAGAGGAGTTGCTCCCCGCTGACCTTTAaaaagaatgcaggtttaaggcacTTGAGCACgggcttcacttttcagagcCAGTGGCTACTAACACTTTTTTCATACAGTTTATACAGAACTTATGACAGACATGTTTACTGCAATGGAGCTAGTCATTTGTATGCATAATGAATAAGGTGAAAGAATCAAGGACCGTGTCAGATTTGGATGTGAATTTTGTGGATAAGTGAAACCTTAGCAAACTGGATTGGTAATATATCAGTTTACAAGACTCTAATTTATAACTCATCAGGTGGGGGAAAATATCAATAATTTCACCTTGAAGACACAATAAAACCAATTGTTTGTTTACTAGTAAACTGTACTGAGATTACTAATGTTGCACACAATAAACCAGGTTATTGGGTGAAATCATGTTAAggaagaaaatcagcaaatgcATTTACAGCACATGCAGATCACTAACCTATAGATTATCAATAACCAATTTCTCCcgtattgtgtttttaaagagaTTGGTATATTTTAAGTGCATTAAATGTTGACTGTTGTTAAGGAAATGTgtagtcatgttatgttatAGCCTAGAAACATTTGTTCAGGGGTTGAAGATGCAGTGAGAACAATTTTTCCATATTACTACTAccactgctgctactactacatACTACTACTCTGTGTCTCTTCTGCCCGTGGTTTACAGTAAATTACATGTGTTCCCCCTAATGCAGAAACCATTTAAATGTGATAAGAAAAGGTTTGATCAGAGAATATCATCATATTTAGAAAGAGCCTTTATGTGTTACATGAACTACATCACAGAACTGACACGAAACTGCAAAACATAAGAGTCAAGACTTTGGAGGACTAAATTTACACACAATTTTCAATTGTGCTTgtgattttatctttttcattctCTGGAGATGTTTGGGTTAGAAATCActtcagttttaaatatttactgatACAGGTCAGACCCAGTTCAAATTGAATATGTGACTGTTTCATATGATTTACAAAAGATTATTTTGGCTGCTTGCATTTTAATCAATACTTGCTGTCAGTTGAGCCCTGTTGCTTAAAATCCACGTTGCTTGAGGTACTGTTTGCTGAAGAGTTTGTGTGTTGCATTGAAGTATTTGTCTGAGGACAACAaggaatgtgtttctgtgaataAAATGCACACAGCTGAGTCTGCTTATGTTGTTGATTTTCATTGCTGACATGTCAGGATATCAGCTATAAAGGTTTTTAGTCTAAAATATTACATGTTCACTAgaagataatcctttattagtcccattactgggaaattacaacaAGAAGTATGAATTACATCTTTCACTACTTGATAAATAGTAATAGTACTGCAGTTAATTAAGTAATAATGGGAATACTGCACTCCAGACAAATGACACAGTGGGCCATTTAGAGATATGAAATTGCTGGATGTCCATGAGGTTGGCTGTGGACACACGTGGAGCTCAGCCATGAAATTCACTTACTAATATTTCCACTTCTATGCAAGAAATCTAATGGGCAATAACAGCTCTAAAATTTACTGCTAAAATGAATGCTCTCCAGAGGACATTCCTTTCTCTCAACATCCACAGGAATCCTCAAGAATTTTGTTTACTATTAACAGGTCTGGGGTCAGTGTCTGCAATGTGTTCCTGGAGGGCAGTGACGAGCGGTCAATGCCTTTGTTTTGTTCCAaatcagaggaagaagaaatacaaaacGGAAGTACGTATTTGTGCGTCGAGTAGATGCATCATCTCTGTTTTGTGAAGTACAAACGTGTAACTTAcctcttttaaaaaagaaaatatggtTTCATAGTATAGAAATCTACTGCATGTATTTATACTGATTGAAGAGTAAATAACAGACTACCAATATAAGTAAATTTGACTGAGAGAAAGGACgatgactttattttgaaagatttgGGCACGGACACAAGTCTAGAATGTGACACACACGGACTTTGGCTCGCTGATTTGTAGTTCGTTTGAGAGGTCAACCACACGCGTCTTTTCTATTGGTTGAGGCAGCTACTTTTAACAGTGCATTCATGTACTCCTCGGATGTTCCCTTTTCCCGATTTGGGAGGTCGTTATCCCAACTTCGTTGAGTTTATGAGCTCGTCGACGTAATGTGTTACTGTTGGACTTATTAGTGTTCATGTTA
Encoded here:
- the tmem135 gene encoding transmembrane protein 135 encodes the protein MAALSKIPHNCYEIGHTWNPSCVQSAVDITKGALEVSFKIYAPLYLIAAILRRRKKDYYLKRLVPEILWSTSFLTANGGLYIVFFCILRKLLGGFYSWSGGFFSALPASYIAILVERKSRRGLLTIYMANLATETLFRMAVTRGIIKPIKHGEVLLFCLTASLYMFFFRSKDGLKGFAFSALKFIIGKEEIPTHSLTAEHTCTRPLERTAAIETEDSRVSAGRPSSKRKTLLAYTRELLESICKKGPRHRCCKHYQDNCISYCLKGFIRMFSVGYLIQCCLKVPSAFRQMFSKPSRLPSLFYNKENFQLGAFLGSFVSIYKGASCLLRWLRNIDDELHALIAGFLAGLSMFFYRSTTISMYLFTKLVETMYFKGIEAGRFPYFPHADTVLYAISTAICFQAAVMEVQNLRPAYWKFLLRLTKGRFALMNRQVLDVFGTQASRDFKGFVPKLDPCHTTVLPPGADIQLG